TAGGAAGGGGCAGAGGCGGATGGTCTGGCTCCAGAGATCATACCCAGGTTAGGACTGGAGTCATAGTCCCATCACCATGGGAGGACACAGTCGGTGGCTGGGCAGGAGTGCTCGGGGCTGGGGAACCGCAGCTGGGCTGCCTGGCATCCTCCACAGGAACTCATGGGTTATCTTCTCCCTCCCCATCAGATCCTAAACCCAAGGGCAGGGACAAATAGATCCCTGGTGTCTGGGCTTTCAAACCATCAAGGAAGACAAGAGTTCTGCTGCAGCTCTGGGACAGCAGCGGCCAAGTGGCCAGGCACATGCAAAATCCGGCCAGCTAAGAGCCCTCGTTCTTCGCCCTCCCCAACCTGAAGGGGCTTACCTGAGCATGGAGGGCGGCGGCAGCGGCAGTGGCAGCTGGATAGGTGAACGCAGCGTGGGAGATGGCTGGGGCCAGCTCTGTGGTGTACAAAGGGTAGGGGGCCCAGGCCTCTGGGGATGCAGGGATCAGAGCAGCCCCCATCAGGTCATCTACAACAGGAGACAACGGCCTCCACCATCAGAACACTCGCCTCCCCTTCCAAACAGAGAAGGCGACCTAGCACTATGGTTGAGCCATATGCTCCACATTGAGGCCAGACCACCCCCAACCACCAAGGACCCCGAGACCAGGCAAGGAAGTCACATtaaattggcctggcatggtgtgCGGCCCGGCAGGCCTCAGCCCGTCTCAAACGAAAAATCAAAGAAGGTTTCAGGGAAGCTGGAAGCCCTGGCAGCTCAGAAGCTCTAAGAAGGctgcaggggagggaggaaaacCAGGTGCTTCAAAAATGGGTGGCCATGGACACAAAAAGCCTCCTGGGAAAGGGGCTCCCCTCTGCAAGAGTCTGTAAGTCTGCCCCGAATGGAATTCCATGAGGGCCTGTCAGCTCAGAGTGCCACTCACAGGGGTCCCGTGCGACGAAGTGTGCTCCTAGGGCGGGGTGCACGTTGCTGGGATTTGGGGTTGCCATTAGCTTGCTCTTGGCCATCTTGGTGTTGGCTTTGGCAAACTCTAGCCtcagggtctgtggattctcggGATCAAAACGAATACCCTACATGggtagagaaaagaagagaaaggcttACTCTGGAGGACCCAGAGTGTTAATGGCAGAGAGTAGAGAAGAGCCCCGTAAACAAGCTCGCCTGGAAGACTTGCCCACAcagtggctgaggcagaggaaaggCAGCTCAGTGCCTTTGGCACAGACAGTTTCGCCAAGGACTCTGCCCAGGGATGGCTGGGAAATAAGATACATCCGCACACCCACTGCCTAAGAGGGCTGTGGGTCAGAGAAGACCCATTCTCCACCTACTCACGTTCAGTGCATTCTTGGCCGCTTCTGCTCCTGCCCGGCTGTCAAAGATCACAAAACCAACAGGCTAGtaggaaaaagagagaacacCCTTATACCTCTCCCAGCATTCCACCTCTCCctccaaaataacaacaaaaaagagtatCACCTATGTGGAAACAGTATTTGCCCTGCTGATGagaatacaaaaggaaaaaagtcccCCAGAACTCCAGCCCACGTCCTCCCTATGTTCACCGGAATAGCAGCTTAATGTGCACCAGAAGTCAAGTCTCCTTCCCCAGGAATACCCTGTGGGAAATGATGTCAACGGAGCTTAATTCCACCGAATTAAACATTGCCCTTTTAGTAAAAGTATTGTTTTTAATGCATGCAGATAATTAAAAGTCAGTCCCAGTGTTTTCCCCAGCAAGAAAGGAGACACCAATGTATCAAGGGCATGGGAAGACTCCGGTTCTATCAAGGAGCAATAGGTTGAAAACTGCTCCAACTTCATTTTCCCAAGAATCAGTCTAGACCCCAAACAATCCCCGACGGCTAGCAGGCCCTGGCCTCCTTGTATCAAAAGCAAGAGCtcaatcacgccattgcactccagcctgggcaacaagagcaaaattccatctcaaaacaaaaaaaaaaaccaaagctcAGCTAACTGCTCTACTATCCTCAGCCAGCCGGGCTCCCAGATTCCCAAGAAACAGACAGGGAGGACCAGGAGCTGGCTGGGCTCAGACGGCCAGTAAAGGGACAGTGGGACCTACAGAGGCTGCTCTGTGAGAAACGGGACAACAGGGAGCAAGTCTCTACCGCCAGATGCCTCTAGATTAGGGAAAGGTTAACAGGCCCCTGTTCGAAGTTCAGCAATCAGTCTGGGCTGGGAGGAAGAAAACCCTAGGAGAGAAATTACCTGTCTCGCGGTGAGCTTGATCAGGGACCCTTCATACCCCTGCGGAGAGAGGCGGCTGTTACCGCGGAAGGTCAGAAGCCTGTGTTGTGCTAACCCAGCGCTGCCACCTCATCAGCCCCCGCTTTCCCCAGGGCTCCCCTGAATCATTCTCACACCCTTCTCCCTGTCAACATCAACCCACCCTGACCTCCACCACTGCCAAGCGTCCACCGCCTTGCGTTCTGAATCACACGGTCTGTCACATGGGGTGGGCATAAGGCGGCAGCACTCATCACTTCAGGCAGAAATTCCCATTTGCTCCACTAACTAGTAACCCGAGAGCACAGACCTTACCTTttaagttttctcatctgcaaactgAAAAGGCTACATTGAATCTCAAAGATTCTTTATATAACCACATATATTTAAAGATTCTTACTGTTAGCtgagcaccatggctcacgcctgtaatcccagcactttgggaggccaaggcgggcaga
This genomic window from Piliocolobus tephrosceles isolate RC106 chromosome 6, ASM277652v3, whole genome shotgun sequence contains:
- the RBPMS2 gene encoding RNA-binding protein with multiple splicing 2, which translates into the protein MSNLKPDGEHGGSTGTGSSAGSGGALEEEVRTLFVSGLPVDIKPRELYLLFRPFKGYEGSLIKLTARQPVGFVIFDSRAGAEAAKNALNGIRFDPENPQTLRLEFAKANTKMAKSKLMATPNPSNVHPALGAHFVARDPYDLMGAALIPASPEAWAPYPLYTTELAPAISHAAFTYPAATAAAAALHAQVRWYPSSDTTQQGWKYRQFC